The following proteins come from a genomic window of Streptomyces liliiviolaceus:
- a CDS encoding helix-turn-helix transcriptional regulator translates to MPRPAGRVLTLLELLQSGGTRTVAELAERLGVDGRTVRRYVGQLIDLDVPVESVRGRYGGYRLGPGHRLPPLMLSDDEALAVLLGLVAGRRTGLVTAGRTASETASAKIRRVLPRQVARRLDVLLDSLAFTDRPGEFDTPDADVLLTLADAVGHRRPVAMRYTGGDGRRSERTLHAYGIVAHAGRWYVTGQDAAGGEDRTFRLDRIADARTLPGSFEPPEGADPAQRVVSGFATAEYRYEVALRIQGTTEQIRARLPASVATLEEADEGWLRVRIRAEHLDWLPPVLASLDRPFVIETPDELRTLTTEFAARLTSYAGHP, encoded by the coding sequence ATGCCCAGACCCGCCGGCCGTGTACTGACCCTCCTGGAGCTGCTGCAGTCCGGCGGCACCCGGACCGTGGCCGAACTGGCCGAGCGGCTCGGCGTCGACGGACGTACCGTGCGGCGGTACGTGGGTCAGCTGATCGACCTCGACGTGCCGGTGGAGTCGGTGCGCGGCCGGTACGGCGGCTACCGGCTGGGCCCCGGACATCGCCTCCCGCCGCTCATGCTCAGCGACGACGAGGCGCTGGCCGTGCTGCTCGGCCTGGTCGCCGGCCGCCGGACGGGGCTGGTGACGGCGGGGCGCACCGCGAGCGAGACGGCGTCGGCGAAGATCCGCCGGGTGCTGCCCCGGCAGGTGGCCCGCCGGCTCGACGTACTCCTGGACTCGCTGGCCTTCACGGACCGGCCCGGTGAGTTCGACACCCCGGACGCCGACGTCCTGCTCACCCTCGCCGACGCGGTGGGCCACCGCCGGCCGGTCGCGATGAGATACACCGGCGGCGACGGCCGGCGCAGCGAACGCACGCTGCACGCCTACGGGATCGTCGCCCACGCGGGCCGGTGGTACGTCACGGGGCAGGACGCGGCCGGCGGCGAGGACCGTACGTTCCGGCTCGACCGCATCGCGGACGCGCGGACGCTGCCGGGCTCGTTCGAACCGCCCGAGGGGGCGGACCCGGCCCAGCGGGTGGTGTCCGGGTTCGCGACGGCCGAGTACCGCTACGAGGTGGCCCTGCGGATCCAGGGGACGACCGAGCAGATCCGCGCCCGCCTTCCCGCGAGCGTGGCCACCCTGGAGGAGGCCGACGAGGGCTGGCTACGGGTCCGGATCCGGGCAGAGCACCTCGACTGGCTCCCCCCGGTCCTGGCCTCCCTCGACCGCCCCTTCGTCATCGAGACCCCGGATGAACTACGCACCCTCACCACCGAATTCGCCGCCCGCCTGACCTCTTACGCCGGTCACCCCTGA
- a CDS encoding NuoB/complex I 20 kDa subunit family protein, whose product MGLEEKLPSGFLLTTVEQAAGWVRKSSVFPATFGLACCAIEMMTTGAGRYDLARFGMEVFRGSPRQADLMIVAGRVSQKMAPVLRQVYDQMPNPKWVISMGVCASSGGMFNNYAIVQGVDHIVPVDIYLPGCPPRPEMLMDAILKLHQKIQSSKLGVNAEEAAREAEEAALKALPTIEMKGLLR is encoded by the coding sequence ATGGGACTCGAAGAAAAGCTGCCGAGCGGCTTCCTGCTGACCACCGTCGAGCAGGCCGCGGGGTGGGTGCGCAAGTCGTCCGTCTTTCCCGCCACCTTCGGCCTCGCCTGCTGCGCCATCGAGATGATGACGACAGGGGCGGGCCGCTACGACCTGGCGCGCTTCGGCATGGAGGTCTTCCGCGGCTCGCCGCGGCAGGCCGACCTGATGATCGTCGCCGGGCGTGTCAGCCAGAAGATGGCACCGGTTCTGAGGCAGGTCTACGACCAGATGCCGAACCCCAAGTGGGTGATCTCCATGGGGGTCTGCGCCTCTTCGGGCGGCATGTTCAACAACTACGCGATCGTGCAGGGCGTCGATCACATCGTCCCCGTCGACATCTACCTCCCGGGCTGCCCGCCGCGGCCCGAGATGCTGATGGACGCGATCCTCAAGCTCCACCAGAAGATCCAGTCCTCGAAGCTCGGCGTGAACGCCGAGGAAGCGGCCCGTGAGGCGGAGGAAGCGGCGCTCAAGGCGCTCCCCACCATCGAGATGAAGGGGCTGCTGCGGTGA
- a CDS encoding demethylmenaquinone methyltransferase: MTRASLNKQPHEVASMFDDVAERYDLTNDVLSLGQDRVWRKEVAKAVDARPAQKILDLAAGTATSSLPFARTGAYVVPCDFSLGMLRVGKKNHPWLPLTAGDATKLPFKDDTFDAVTISFGLRNVQDTDTALRELYRVTKPGGRVVICEFSHPTWAPFRTVYTEYLMRALPPVARAVSSNPEAYVYLAESIREWPDQPALAERLIKAGWSKVAWRNLSGGIVALHRGFKQG, translated from the coding sequence GTGACCCGCGCATCCCTGAACAAACAGCCGCACGAAGTCGCCTCGATGTTCGACGACGTCGCGGAACGCTACGACCTGACGAACGACGTGCTGTCGCTGGGCCAGGACCGGGTGTGGCGCAAGGAGGTCGCGAAGGCGGTCGACGCGCGGCCCGCGCAGAAGATCCTGGACCTCGCGGCGGGCACCGCCACCTCCTCCCTGCCCTTCGCGCGCACGGGGGCGTACGTGGTCCCCTGCGACTTCTCCCTGGGGATGCTCAGGGTCGGCAAGAAGAACCACCCCTGGCTGCCGCTCACGGCGGGCGACGCGACGAAGCTGCCGTTCAAGGACGACACCTTCGACGCGGTGACGATCTCCTTCGGGCTGCGCAACGTGCAGGACACGGACACCGCGCTGCGGGAGCTGTACCGGGTGACGAAGCCCGGCGGACGTGTGGTGATCTGCGAGTTCTCGCACCCGACCTGGGCGCCGTTCCGCACGGTCTACACCGAGTACCTGATGCGCGCCCTGCCGCCGGTGGCCCGCGCGGTCTCCTCGAACCCCGAGGCGTACGTCTATCTCGCCGAGTCGATCCGTGAATGGCCCGACCAGCCCGCCCTCGCCGAGCGGCTGATCAAGGCCGGCTGGTCCAAGGTGGCCTGGCGGAACCTCTCGGGCGGCATCGTCGCGCTGCACCGCGGCTTCAAGCAGGGCTAG
- a CDS encoding bifunctional polysaccharide deacetylase/glycosyltransferase family 2 protein: MATTTPSRGRRRAPSRMTRAAGKAAALQKPRVILALLLLLALTSVMLLDGYLRSEVGGDERVRSDASSSEVPDSVIDGGPILSFRNGEARSRSVPEKTIALTFDDGPNPTWTPQILKILEENDVPGTFFLVGSMVSRYPSIVNDLVDQGNEVGIHTFTHVDLSYQSSARIEREMDQTQLALAGAAGITTTLFRAPYSSETDAIDNYSWPVYKKLGAEGYTSVFVDTDSDDWKRPGVSKIIKWATPSKNKGASVLFHDAGGERSQTVKALGTYIKKMKAKGYTFTTISGATQLADAAEAPGGQQGQGPEGQGQGQGQQGQGGNALQAAHRTATGTTLYEGKALVAAVAVAEWTVPGLATGLAIVGVAVMGRFGMMLVLARRHYRKRNRRRFSWGEPVTRPVSVIVPAYNEKECIANTLRSLAQSTHPIEIIVVDDGSTDGTKEIAEALGMPNVRVIRQENAGKPAALNNGVRNASYDIVVMMDGDTVFEADTVRQLVQPFADPGVGAVAGNAKVGNRNTIIGAWQHIEYVMGFNLDRRMYDLLRCMPTIPGAIGAFRREAVLAVGGMSEDTLAEDTDITIAMHREGWRVVYQEHAKAWTEAPGSLKQLWSQRYRWSYGTMQALWKHRKSLTDKGPSGRFGRVGMPLVVIFQIVTPVFAPLIDVFTVYSMIFIDFKASLLAWLAVLAVQLVCAAYAFRLDREKYRYLLMMPLQQLAYRQMMYLVLIHSCITALTGGRLRWQKLKRTGEVGTPAGVG; the protein is encoded by the coding sequence ATGGCTACTACGACGCCCTCGCGCGGCCGCCGGCGGGCCCCCTCCCGCATGACCCGGGCCGCGGGCAAGGCAGCGGCGCTGCAGAAACCTCGTGTCATCCTCGCCCTGCTGCTCCTTCTCGCGCTCACCAGCGTGATGCTGCTGGACGGCTATCTGCGCTCGGAGGTCGGCGGCGACGAGCGCGTCCGCAGCGACGCCAGCTCCAGCGAGGTCCCGGACTCCGTCATCGACGGCGGTCCGATCCTCTCCTTCAGGAACGGCGAGGCCCGGTCCCGGTCCGTCCCGGAGAAGACCATCGCGCTCACCTTCGACGACGGCCCCAACCCCACGTGGACGCCGCAGATCCTGAAGATCCTGGAGGAGAACGACGTCCCGGGTACGTTCTTCCTGGTCGGCTCGATGGTCTCGCGCTACCCGTCGATCGTGAACGACCTGGTGGACCAGGGCAACGAGGTCGGCATCCACACCTTCACGCACGTCGACCTCTCGTACCAGAGCAGTGCCCGGATCGAGCGGGAGATGGACCAGACGCAGCTCGCCCTGGCGGGTGCGGCGGGCATCACGACGACGCTGTTCCGTGCCCCGTACTCCTCGGAGACGGACGCCATCGACAACTACAGCTGGCCCGTCTACAAGAAGCTCGGTGCCGAGGGCTACACCAGCGTCTTCGTCGACACCGACAGCGACGACTGGAAGCGGCCCGGGGTCTCGAAGATCATCAAGTGGGCCACTCCGTCGAAGAACAAGGGCGCCTCGGTGCTCTTCCACGACGCGGGCGGCGAGCGGTCGCAGACGGTGAAGGCGCTCGGTACGTACATCAAGAAGATGAAGGCGAAGGGCTACACCTTCACCACCATCAGCGGTGCCACCCAACTGGCGGACGCCGCCGAGGCGCCCGGCGGTCAGCAGGGTCAGGGGCCGGAGGGCCAGGGCCAGGGCCAGGGGCAGCAGGGCCAGGGCGGCAACGCGCTCCAGGCCGCCCACCGCACCGCCACCGGCACCACCCTCTACGAGGGCAAGGCGCTCGTCGCGGCGGTCGCCGTCGCCGAGTGGACCGTACCGGGGCTCGCGACCGGGCTCGCGATCGTCGGCGTCGCCGTCATGGGCCGCTTCGGGATGATGCTGGTCCTCGCCCGCAGGCACTACCGCAAACGCAACAGACGCCGGTTCAGCTGGGGGGAGCCCGTCACCCGGCCGGTCAGCGTGATCGTGCCCGCGTACAACGAGAAGGAGTGCATCGCCAACACCCTGAGGTCGCTGGCGCAGAGCACCCATCCGATCGAGATCATCGTGGTGGACGACGGTTCCACGGACGGCACCAAGGAGATCGCCGAGGCGCTCGGCATGCCGAACGTGCGCGTCATCCGCCAGGAGAACGCGGGCAAACCGGCCGCCCTCAACAACGGGGTGCGCAACGCTAGCTACGACATCGTCGTGATGATGGACGGCGACACCGTCTTCGAGGCGGACACCGTACGCCAGCTGGTCCAGCCCTTCGCCGACCCCGGCGTGGGCGCGGTCGCGGGCAACGCCAAGGTCGGCAACCGCAACACGATCATCGGCGCCTGGCAGCACATCGAGTACGTGATGGGCTTCAACCTCGACCGACGCATGTACGACCTGCTGCGCTGCATGCCCACCATCCCGGGCGCGATCGGCGCGTTCCGCCGGGAGGCCGTGCTCGCGGTCGGCGGGATGAGCGAGGACACCCTCGCCGAGGACACCGACATCACCATCGCCATGCACCGCGAGGGCTGGCGGGTCGTCTACCAGGAGCACGCCAAGGCCTGGACCGAGGCGCCCGGCTCCCTCAAGCAGCTGTGGTCCCAGCGCTACCGCTGGTCGTACGGGACCATGCAGGCGCTGTGGAAGCACCGCAAGTCCCTGACCGACAAGGGGCCCTCGGGCCGCTTCGGCCGGGTCGGGATGCCGCTGGTGGTGATCTTCCAGATCGTCACGCCCGTCTTCGCCCCGCTGATCGACGTGTTCACCGTCTACTCGATGATCTTCATCGACTTCAAGGCGTCGCTGCTCGCCTGGCTGGCCGTCCTCGCGGTCCAGCTCGTCTGCGCGGCGTACGCGTTCCGGCTCGACCGGGAGAAGTACAGGTATCTGCTGATGATGCCGCTGCAGCAGCTCGCGTACCGGCAGATGATGTACCTCGTCCTGATCCACTCCTGCATCACGGCCCTCACGGGCGGCCGGCTGCGCTGGCAGAAGCTGAAGCGCACCGGAGAGGTCGGCACACCGGCGGGGGTGGGCTGA
- a CDS encoding PASTA domain-containing protein yields the protein MTSVRIPRKTPEVRVPRLVGLMAVDARETAEARGVFLAAPDRPDFDLTVVDYVVRQYPLPGSEVPRGAVVTVWFDLGEGEGGGGAGVREPRLPQPPSGGLQRELDPPHDPFALLG from the coding sequence GTGACGTCTGTGCGCATACCACGCAAGACACCCGAAGTGCGCGTACCGCGGCTCGTCGGCCTGATGGCCGTGGACGCGCGCGAGACGGCCGAGGCGCGTGGGGTGTTCCTCGCCGCGCCCGACCGGCCCGACTTCGACCTGACGGTCGTCGACTACGTCGTACGCCAGTACCCGCTGCCCGGTTCCGAGGTGCCGCGCGGGGCAGTCGTGACGGTGTGGTTCGATCTCGGCGAGGGTGAGGGCGGCGGGGGCGCGGGGGTGCGCGAACCGCGACTGCCCCAGCCGCCGTCGGGCGGCCTGCAACGCGAGCTCGACCCCCCGCACGACCCCTTCGCACTCCTCGGGTGA
- a CDS encoding acyltransferase family protein, translating to MGSHRRGGPPVAGSAAVADTARLPRVEPEPLPQSPSEAPSEAPSEARSEAPPKARTGKGRDRYFDTLRAVALVRVVTYHTFGWAWAGMVLPSMGIMFALAGTLMAKSLERPALKVIRSRIRRLLPPFWFWGFFVVVAMLIHGWMPGRQIVYWVVPLGDPPGNAWGEQAWEILWYLRTYLWFVLLSPLLLRVFRLAPVAVLVLSLAPIVVLQFLWEPPDDRFGVGLLDLATYLFCWVLGFAHRDGVLERLKPFAVVVLSLAAIGYGGWYAFTHQAETGSYDLDDIPYAQAFWSAGFVTLLMYAKARLGIDFAWLARFRRLDRIVRIFNARAVTIYLWHELALILAIPLIDQFWNVPAFETYLPLESQWFMFGIGWILIGVFVLLCGWVEDVAAKAKPRLLP from the coding sequence ATGGGCTCGCACCGTCGGGGCGGCCCCCCGGTCGCCGGGTCCGCCGCGGTCGCGGACACGGCCCGCCTGCCGCGGGTGGAGCCGGAGCCCTTGCCGCAGTCCCCGTCGGAAGCCCCGTCGGAAGCCCCGTCGGAAGCCCGGTCGGAGGCCCCGCCCAAGGCGCGTACCGGGAAGGGGCGCGACCGGTACTTCGACACCCTCCGGGCCGTCGCCCTCGTCCGTGTCGTGACCTACCACACCTTCGGCTGGGCCTGGGCGGGCATGGTCCTGCCCTCCATGGGGATCATGTTCGCGCTCGCCGGCACCCTGATGGCGAAGTCCCTGGAGCGGCCCGCCCTCAAGGTGATCAGGAGCCGGATCCGCCGGCTCCTGCCGCCCTTCTGGTTCTGGGGCTTCTTCGTCGTCGTCGCGATGCTGATCCACGGCTGGATGCCGGGCCGGCAGATCGTGTACTGGGTCGTGCCGCTCGGCGACCCGCCGGGCAACGCGTGGGGCGAGCAGGCCTGGGAGATCCTCTGGTACCTGCGCACCTACCTCTGGTTCGTCCTGCTGTCGCCCCTGCTGCTGAGGGTCTTCCGGCTGGCCCCGGTCGCCGTCCTGGTCCTCTCGCTCGCCCCGATCGTGGTCCTGCAGTTCCTCTGGGAGCCGCCGGACGACCGCTTCGGCGTCGGGCTGCTCGACCTGGCCACGTACCTGTTCTGCTGGGTCCTCGGCTTCGCGCACCGCGACGGCGTCCTGGAGCGGCTGAAACCGTTCGCCGTCGTCGTCCTGTCGCTCGCCGCGATCGGGTACGGCGGCTGGTACGCCTTCACGCACCAGGCGGAGACCGGCTCGTACGACCTCGACGACATCCCGTACGCGCAGGCGTTCTGGTCGGCCGGGTTCGTGACCCTGCTGATGTACGCGAAGGCCCGCCTCGGGATCGACTTCGCGTGGCTGGCCCGCTTCAGGCGCCTCGACCGGATCGTGCGGATCTTCAACGCCCGCGCGGTGACCATCTACCTCTGGCACGAGCTGGCGCTGATCCTCGCCATCCCGCTGATCGACCAGTTCTGGAACGTCCCGGCCTTCGAGACGTATCTGCCGCTGGAGAGCCAGTGGTTCATGTTCGGCATCGGCTGGATCCTCATCGGCGTGTTCGTCCTGCTGTGCGGATGGGTGGAGGACGTGGCGGCGAAGGCGAAGCCGAGACTGCTGCCCTGA
- a CDS encoding chitinase produces MRTFLKPAAGLVCVIALATAGCSSGTDDSSGSSSTSRPQSSPSPSGSASAGSSGTAYAPYVSATTASDNDSAGSPSTYNLAFVIADGSACTPSWNGTTAIGDPAVKSRISALTDAGSAVRVSFGGASGKELASTCDSASELAAAYGKALDAAGATEADFDVEGTQLTDSASVALRSEAIALLQKEREDLSVTFTLPVMPSGLDDDSVALLESANDKGVVVSTVNIMTMNYGSSYDEDMGDYAKTSARAAHDQLEEVFGLSDEGAWKGLALTSMLGVNDVDNETFSLADAAEVRAFAEEKGIAWVSMWSTFRDQRCEGDDADSDDAATNCSGVEQEAGAFAEAFTG; encoded by the coding sequence ATGAGGACTTTCCTGAAGCCGGCTGCCGGGCTCGTCTGTGTGATCGCCCTGGCCACCGCGGGGTGTTCCTCGGGGACGGACGACTCCTCCGGCTCGTCCTCCACGAGCCGTCCGCAGAGCAGCCCGTCACCCTCCGGGAGCGCATCGGCCGGCTCGTCGGGGACCGCGTACGCCCCGTACGTCAGCGCCACCACCGCCTCCGACAACGACTCGGCCGGCTCCCCGTCGACGTACAACCTCGCCTTCGTCATCGCGGACGGCAGCGCCTGTACGCCTTCGTGGAACGGCACGACCGCGATCGGCGACCCGGCGGTGAAATCCCGTATCTCTGCGCTGACGGATGCGGGTTCGGCCGTGCGGGTCTCCTTCGGCGGGGCGTCCGGGAAGGAGCTGGCCTCCACCTGTGACAGCGCCTCGGAGCTGGCCGCCGCCTATGGGAAGGCGCTCGACGCGGCCGGGGCCACGGAGGCCGACTTCGACGTGGAGGGCACGCAGTTGACCGACTCCGCCTCGGTGGCGCTGCGCTCCGAGGCGATCGCGCTGCTGCAGAAGGAGCGCGAGGACCTGTCGGTCACCTTCACGCTACCCGTCATGCCGTCCGGCCTCGACGACGACAGCGTGGCGCTGCTGGAGTCCGCCAACGACAAGGGTGTCGTGGTCTCCACGGTCAACATCATGACCATGAACTACGGCAGTTCGTACGACGAGGACATGGGCGACTACGCGAAGACGTCGGCGCGGGCGGCACACGACCAGCTGGAGGAGGTCTTCGGGCTGTCGGACGAGGGCGCGTGGAAGGGGCTCGCCCTCACCTCGATGCTCGGCGTCAACGACGTGGACAACGAGACGTTCTCCCTGGCGGACGCCGCGGAGGTACGGGCGTTCGCGGAGGAGAAGGGGATCGCGTGGGTGTCGATGTGGTCGACGTTCCGGGACCAGCGATGCGAGGGGGACGACGCCGACTCGGACGACGCGGCGACCAACTGCAGCGGGGTCGAGCAGGAGGCGGGGGCGTTCGCGGAGGCGTTCACGGGGTGA
- a CDS encoding GNAT family N-acetyltransferase, protein MNRALPVVHLRVPTDEDAFAWHRAFDHPDVMEFHGGKSAELSVYEELTARQRRHDAEHGFCFWTMLDEEGRVIGFTGAQPWPHEWGPKGEIEIGWRLGREYWGKGYVTAAAQSTLERVRATGVTSVVAMVNSRNERSIAVTRRLGMELAETFTTPTSKQFGHCYRLAL, encoded by the coding sequence GTGAACCGAGCTCTCCCCGTGGTACACCTGCGCGTCCCCACCGACGAGGACGCCTTCGCCTGGCACCGGGCCTTCGACCACCCGGACGTGATGGAGTTCCACGGAGGGAAGTCCGCCGAACTGTCCGTGTACGAGGAGCTGACCGCCCGCCAGCGCCGGCACGACGCCGAGCACGGTTTCTGCTTCTGGACCATGCTCGACGAGGAGGGCCGGGTCATCGGCTTCACCGGCGCCCAGCCGTGGCCCCACGAGTGGGGGCCCAAGGGCGAGATCGAGATCGGCTGGCGGCTCGGCCGGGAGTACTGGGGCAAGGGGTACGTGACCGCGGCGGCGCAGTCGACGCTGGAGCGGGTGCGCGCGACGGGCGTCACGAGCGTGGTGGCCATGGTGAACTCCCGCAACGAACGCTCGATCGCCGTGACCAGACGCCTGGGCATGGAGCTGGCGGAAACGTTCACCACGCCGACGTCGAAGCAGTTCGGGCACTGCTACCGGCTGGCTCTCTGA
- a CDS encoding geranylgeranyl reductase family protein, which yields MTESQSQPLSEHAAPLSEHSADVIVVGAGPAGSTTAYYLAKAGLDVLLLEKTAFPREKVCGDGLTPRATKQLVSMGIDISEEAGWLRNKGLRIIGGGVRLQLDWPELASYPDYGLVRKRDDFDEQLARQAQKAGARLYERCNVGAPIVDDRTGRITGVHAKLGDADSKEKREVTFHAPLVVAADGNSTRLSLAMGLHRREDRPMGVAVRTYFTSPRHDDDYLESWLELWDRRGPGEDRLLPGYGWIFGMGDGTSNVGLGVLNTSAAFKELDWREVLKAWCASMPADWGYTPENMTIPIRGAALPMAFNRQPHYTKGLLLVGDAGGMVNPFNGEGIAYAMESGQIAADVIVQAQARATPAQRELALQRYPKVLKDTYGGYYTLGRAFVKLIGNPKVMKIAAQRGLTHPMLMKFTLKMLANLTDPTGGDAMDRIINGLTKVAPRA from the coding sequence GTGACCGAGTCCCAGTCCCAGCCCCTCTCCGAACACGCCGCGCCCCTGTCGGAACACTCCGCCGACGTCATCGTCGTCGGGGCGGGGCCGGCCGGTTCCACCACGGCGTACTACCTGGCCAAGGCCGGACTTGATGTCCTGCTCCTCGAAAAGACGGCGTTCCCGCGGGAGAAGGTGTGCGGCGACGGACTGACGCCCCGCGCCACCAAACAGCTCGTCTCCATGGGGATCGACATCTCGGAGGAGGCGGGCTGGCTCCGGAACAAGGGGCTCCGCATCATCGGCGGCGGCGTCCGCCTCCAGCTGGACTGGCCGGAACTCGCCTCCTACCCGGACTACGGACTCGTCCGCAAGCGCGACGACTTCGACGAGCAGCTGGCCCGCCAGGCGCAGAAGGCCGGCGCGCGGCTGTACGAGCGCTGCAACGTCGGCGCCCCGATCGTCGACGACCGCACGGGCCGTATCACGGGCGTCCACGCGAAGCTCGGCGACGCCGACTCCAAGGAGAAGCGCGAGGTCACCTTCCACGCGCCCCTGGTCGTCGCCGCCGACGGGAACTCCACCCGGCTGTCCCTGGCGATGGGCCTGCACCGCCGCGAGGACCGCCCGATGGGCGTCGCCGTGCGTACGTACTTCACGTCCCCGCGCCACGACGACGACTACCTGGAGTCGTGGCTGGAACTGTGGGACCGCCGCGGCCCGGGCGAGGACCGGCTGCTGCCGGGCTACGGCTGGATCTTCGGCATGGGCGACGGCACGTCCAACGTCGGTCTGGGCGTCCTCAACACCTCGGCCGCCTTCAAGGAACTGGACTGGCGCGAGGTCCTCAAGGCGTGGTGCGCCTCGATGCCGGCGGACTGGGGCTACACCCCGGAGAACATGACGATCCCGATCCGCGGGGCCGCCCTGCCGATGGCCTTCAACCGCCAGCCCCACTACACGAAGGGCCTGCTGCTCGTCGGCGACGCGGGCGGCATGGTGAACCCCTTCAACGGCGAGGGCATCGCGTACGCCATGGAGTCCGGGCAGATCGCCGCGGACGTCATCGTCCAGGCGCAGGCCCGGGCGACCCCCGCCCAGCGCGAACTCGCCCTCCAGCGCTACCCGAAGGTCCTCAAGGACACCTACGGCGGCTACTACACGCTCGGCCGCGCCTTCGTGAAGCTCATCGGCAACCCGAAGGTCATGAAGATCGCCGCGCAGCGCGGTCTCACGCACCCCATGCTGATGAAGTTCACGCTGAAGATGCTCGCCAACCTGACGGACCCGACGGGCGGCGACGCGATGGACCGCATCATCAACGGCCTGACGAAGGTGGCCCCGAGGGCCTGA
- a CDS encoding C40 family peptidase yields MEEPLIPVVPMSHTAHIRSHRKPRPRSSSALAMRAGVAGGVLGTLAVAGAAGTANAAEPVTQTIELPTLTADMTAQVAESAEVTQQAAADYQLRAERDAAAQKAAKQAKSDLADAKKKAEAKEKAEAARKEAAERATRSAGRTTLTTASTAASSDAVAPASGSVGTVISFLKAQVGDAYVMGASGPDAWDCSSLVQAAFKQVGVDLPRVSQDQSVAGTPVSLSNIQVGDILYWGGAGSAYHVGVYIGGGQYLDAANPSKGVVIQDLSGYPASGAVRVL; encoded by the coding sequence ATGGAGGAGCCCCTGATACCGGTTGTCCCTATGTCCCACACCGCTCACATACGAAGCCACCGGAAACCCCGGCCTCGCAGCAGTTCGGCGCTCGCGATGCGCGCCGGAGTTGCCGGTGGCGTCCTCGGCACCCTGGCAGTGGCCGGTGCCGCCGGAACGGCCAACGCGGCCGAGCCGGTGACCCAGACCATCGAGCTGCCCACCCTCACGGCAGACATGACCGCTCAGGTCGCCGAGTCCGCGGAGGTGACCCAGCAGGCCGCGGCCGACTACCAGCTGCGTGCCGAGCGTGACGCCGCCGCCCAGAAGGCCGCGAAGCAGGCCAAGTCGGACCTCGCGGACGCGAAGAAGAAGGCCGAGGCCAAGGAGAAGGCCGAGGCGGCCCGCAAGGAGGCCGCCGAGCGCGCCACCCGCTCCGCGGGCCGGACGACCCTCACGACGGCCTCCACGGCCGCCAGCAGCGACGCCGTGGCTCCCGCCAGCGGCAGCGTCGGGACCGTCATCAGCTTCCTGAAGGCTCAGGTCGGCGACGCCTACGTCATGGGCGCCTCCGGTCCCGACGCGTGGGACTGCTCCAGCCTGGTCCAGGCGGCGTTCAAGCAGGTCGGTGTCGACCTGCCGCGCGTCTCCCAGGACCAGTCCGTGGCCGGCACCCCGGTCTCGCTGTCCAACATCCAGGTCGGCGACATCCTGTACTGGGGTGGCGCGGGCTCGGCGTACCACGTGGGCGTCTACATCGGCGGCGGCCAGTACCTGGACGCGGCGAACCCCTCGAAGGGCGTCGTCATCCAGGACCTGTCGGGTTACCCGGCGAGCGGTGCGGTCCGGGTGCTCTGA
- a CDS encoding NADH-quinone oxidoreductase subunit A — MNAYAPILVLGALGAGFAIFSVVMATLIGPKRYNRAKLEAYECGIEPTPTPAGGGRFPIKYYLTAMLFIIFDIEIVFLYPWAVTFDALGVFGLVEMLLFVLTVFVAYAYVWRRGGLEWD, encoded by the coding sequence GTGAACGCGTATGCGCCCATCCTCGTACTGGGAGCCCTCGGGGCAGGCTTTGCGATCTTCTCCGTGGTCATGGCCACGCTTATCGGTCCAAAGCGATACAACCGGGCCAAGCTTGAGGCCTACGAGTGCGGGATCGAGCCGACCCCCACGCCGGCGGGCGGCGGGCGGTTCCCCATCAAGTACTACCTGACGGCGATGCTCTTCATCATTTTCGATATCGAGATCGTCTTCCTCTATCCCTGGGCCGTCACCTTCGACGCGCTCGGGGTCTTCGGGCTCGTGGAGATGCTGCTCTTCGTGCTCACCGTCTTCGTCGCCTACGCGTACGTGTGGCGGCGCGGCGGCCTGGAATGGGACTGA